The following are encoded together in the Drosophila biarmipes strain raj3 chromosome 3L, RU_DBia_V1.1, whole genome shotgun sequence genome:
- the LOC108035600 gene encoding neurotrophin 1 isoform X1: MKAGRAFGCLFWALLYCVLYLDLVGGNSPDDELMDFDFADSKDPAPEDWPLDDLEEAQQAEQADKKLESNMLDFSVDLDEPEPEKQLPPFDWRERVLRNALAKALADEGLRQKFVEVMPILRVLSSQQRLALSALISAQMNAKKGHELKFEQVRMMFGNDKKLLLPIVFDIANLIKSSTRKYINLGSDLASAPLFNTPISRREDDLNAEESRQDDQVGTIAVSVEPKELPADDEQSESLEDFFDEMGTEVLDPQMINEALTGDLHGNETKSPKPESHGQRVRRSANEFVHKLTRSVPASVSEEQLLGGIAGRTIKLNTTAFQQPSSQEAEEQQLPSSNDGQSSYAEVEDLAFAGLNGTEIPLSADERLDLQRNSAEETDEPLPSPEELIAGPRYRLGKRPLPGQKSGSAIKRKRVSSSVRGRPKTAASSHKPVVTPAHKKCERFTNNMCIRTDDYPLEQIMGSIRRHKNAMSALLAEFYDKPNNNLEFGDEFDDFSLTKKRREDEGSAGGMCQSVVRYARPQKAKSASGEWKYIVNTGQHTQTLRLEKCSNPGDSCSYLAQTYRSHCSQVYNYHRLLSWDKVRGLHVDIFKVPTCCSCQVDGYRQQFPPLSSIQAKDYSPLANTHGSHNSYSTINEEDLDYADESEEDELGLRYPSFNNRETNELYSSSNKVRVKLPGVTTSVGPYLSPPDDDDDRYGYKSSSSGSGSGSKKYYSQVSRRRPQQHSEARLDLDLAPSETHSDQEVNLFAGPPNGGAEKPRVPLNRKRIYASTHTAPTTATSSPSSSAVSSSVLPSAAGGAAVRLRFPQTTSLPARTGTAALSPGLGASSGYSVGGGFSSGASSFAAHAHQAGANAVAPPTSAPSTAAPPGSRQQGASKSRPRFYAPPATIPTSSYSMVAGGGPTSSLSTERSTQWERDQSTAPPQPPAVYPVSPIFPSGGVSEMSGKRINYNYHPIIDFFDKNRRAEAAATVNPPEAEESRIVEQRIYPQNNPKPQNGMGMGMESIAGVYQHPIPVPKTHERRMGFRANNGGVGGAGAVGGGAGGFANDNSWLPMVVE, translated from the exons ATGAAAGCTGGCCGCGCCTTTGGCTGCCTTTTCTGGGCCCTGCTCTATTGTGTGCTCTATCTGGATCTGGTCGGTGGCAATTCCCCGGACGATGAGCTGATGGACTTTGATTTCGCGGACTCCAAAGATCCCGCTCCGGAGGACTGGCCATTGGATGATTTGGAGGAGGCCCAACAGGCGGAGCAGGCCGACAAGAAGTTGGAGTCCAATATGCTGGACTTCAGTGTGGATCTCGATGAGCCCGAGCCGGAGAAACAACTGCCGCCCTTCGATTGGCGGGAGAGGGTGTTGAGGAATGCCCTGGCCAAAGCCCTGGCGGATGAGGGATTGCGACAGAAGTTCGTCGAGGTGATGCCCATCTTAAGGGTTCTTTCTTCCCAGCAGCGATTGGCCCTTTCCGCTTTGATCTCGGCCCAGATGAACGCCAAGAAGGGACACGAACTGAAGTTTGAACAG GTTCGAATGATGTTTGGCAATGACAAAAAGCTGCTGTTGCCCATAGTCTTTGACATTGCAAACCTAATAAAGAGCTCCACCCGCAAGTACATTAATCTGGGTTCCGACCTGGCCTCTGCTCCGCTTTTCAACACACCCATCAGTCGTCGCGAAGATGATTTGAATGCCGAGGAGTCGCGACAAGATGACCAAGTGGGTACTATTGCCGTGAGTGTGGAGCCAAAGGAGCTCCCTGCTGACGATGAACAATCGGAGTCCCTGGAGGACTTCTTTGATGAGATGGGAACCGAGGTGCTCGATCCACAGATGATCAATGAGGCGCTGACGGGGGATCTTCATGGCAACGAAACCAAGTCCCCGAAACCGGAAAGTCATGGTCAAAGAGTTCGGCGATCGGCTAATGAGTTTGTTCACAAACTAACTCGATCCGTGCCAGCTTCTGTGAGTGAAGAGCAACTTTTGGGTGGCATTGCTGGACGGACCATCAAACTGAACACCACGGCTTTTCAACAGCCAAGTAgccaggaggcggaggagcagcagttgccCTCCTCTAATGATGGCCAGTCGTCGTATGCAGAGGTGGAGGATCTGGCTTTTGCCGGTCTTAATGGCACCGAAATCCCCCTGAGTGCCGATGAAAGATTAGACCTGCAACGAAACAGCGCCGAAGAGACAGACGAACCTCTACCCAGTCCCGAGGAACTAATTGCCGGACCCCGTTATCGTCTGGGAAAGAGACCACTGCCGGGTCAGAAGTCGGGATCTGCAATCAAACGAAAGAGGGTGTCCTCTTCTGTGAGGGGAAGACCCAAGACAGCCGCCAGTTCCCACAAACCCGTGGTAACACCAGCCCACAAGAAATGCGAACGATTCACCAACAACATGTGCATCCGCACCGACGACTATCCGCT TGAACAGATCATGGGCAGCATTAGGCGACACAAGAATGCCATGTCCGCCCTTTTGGCCGAGTTCTACGATAAGCCCAACAATAACCTGGAGTTTGGAGACGAATTCGATGACTTCAGCCTGACCAAAAAAAG ACGTGAGGATGAAGGCAGTGCAGGTGGGATGTGCCAGAGCGTGGTGCGTTACGCCCGACCCCAGAAGGCCAAATCCGCTTCGGGAGAGTGGAAATACATAGTAAACACTGGTCAGCACACGCAAACCCTGCGACTGGAAAAGTGCAG CAATCCCGGCGATAGCTGTTCCTACCTGGCACAGACTTATCGCTCCCACTGCTCGCAGGTGTACAACTACCACCGACTGCTGAGTTGGGACAAGGTTCGCGGTCTCCACGTGGACATTTTCAAGGTGCCCACCTGTTGCTCCTGCCAGGTGGATGGCTATCGGCAGCAGTTCCCACCGCTCTCCTCCATCCAGGCCAAGGATTACTCTCCGCTGGCCAACACTCACGGGAGTCACAATAGTTACAGCACCATCAACGAAGAGGACCTGGACTACGCGGATGAGAGCGAGGAAGACGAACTGGGTCTTCGATATCCTTCATTTAACAATCGGGAGACCAATGAGCTTTactccagcagcaacaaggtGCGAGTGAAGCTGCCTGGTGTTACCACCAGTGTGGGTCCCTATCTCAGTCCCCcagatgatgacgatgatcgCTATGGCTATAAGAGCTCCAGTTCCGGATCGGGATCAGGGTCCAAGAAGTATTACAGCCAGGTGAGCCGCCGGCGGCCCCAGCAACACTCAGAGGCTCGTCTGGACTTGGATTTGGCGCCAAGCGAGACGCACTCGGACCAAGAGGTAAACCTATTTGCTGGCCCACCAAACGGCGGTGCAGAGAAGCCGCGTGTCCCGCTCAATCGCAAGCGTATTTATGCCTCCACCCACACAGCCCCCACCACCGCAAcatcatcaccatcatcatcagcagtaTCATCCTCAGTACTACCATCAGCCGCAGGAGGAGCTGCCGTCCGCCTACGATTTCCACAGACCACAAGTCTACCAGCCCGAACGGGAACAGCTGCCCTTAGCCCTGGACTCGGCGCCAGTTCCGGCTATTCAGTCGGTGGCGGCTTCTCCAGCGGTGCCTCTTCCTTTGCCGCCCATGCCCATCAAGCAGGTGCCAACGCAGTTGCACCACCAACCAGTGCACCATCCACAGCTGCACCACCAGGCAGCCGGCAGCAAGGTGCCAGCAAATCGCGACCCCGCTTCTATGCACCACCAGCCACCATCCCCACGTCGTCCTACTCAATGGTTGCCGGCGGGGGCCCAACGTCGTCACTTTCGACCGAGCGTTCAACTCAGTGGGAGCGGGATCAGTCGACGGCACCACCACAACCGCCGGCCGTCTACCCAGTGAGCCCAATCTTCCCCAGCGGCGGGGTCAGCGAGATGTCGGGCAAGAGGATCAACTACAACTACCATCCCATCATCGACTTCTTCGACAAGAATCGCAGGGCTGAGGCGGCGGCTACAGTTAATCCCCCGGAGGCAGAAGAATCCAGGATAGTGGAGCAGCGCATATATCCTCAGAATAATCCCAAACCTCAAAatggcatgggcatgggcatggagAGCATCGCTGGAGTGTACCAACATCCCATTCCAGTGCCCAAAACCCACGAGCGGCGGATGGGTTTCAGGGCGAATAACGGTGGTGTGGGTGGTGCAGGTgctgtgggtggtggtgctggtggtttCGCCAACGATAACTCCTGGCTGCCCATGGTTGTGGAGTAG
- the LOC108035600 gene encoding neurotrophin 1 isoform X2, which produces MKAGRAFGCLFWALLYCVLYLDLVGGNSPDDELMDFDFADSKDPAPEDWPLDDLEEAQQAEQADKKLESNMLDFSVDLDEPEPEKQLPPFDWRERVLRNALAKALADEGLRQKFVEVMPILRVLSSQQRLALSALISAQMNAKKGHELKFEQVRMMFGNDKKLLLPIVFDIANLIKSSTRKYINLGSDLASAPLFNTPISRREDDLNAEESRQDDQVGTIAVSVEPKELPADDEQSESLEDFFDEMGTEVLDPQMINEALTGDLHGNETKSPKPESHGQRVRRSANEFVHKLTRSVPASVSEEQLLGGIAGRTIKLNTTAFQQPSSQEAEEQQLPSSNDGQSSYAEVEDLAFAGLNGTEIPLSADERLDLQRNSAEETDEPLPSPEELIAGPRYRLGKRPLPGQKSGSAIKRKRVSSSVRGRPKTAASSHKPVVTPAHKKCERFTNNMCIRTDDYPLEQIMGSIRRHKNAMSALLAEFYDKPNNNLEFGDEFDDFSLTKKRREDEGSAGGMCQSVVRYARPQKAKSASGEWKYIVNTGQHTQTLRLEKCSNPGDSCSYLAQTYRSHCSQVYNYHRLLSWDKVRGLHVDIFKVPTCCSCQVDGYRQQFPPLSSIQAKDYSPLANTHGSHNSYSTINEEDLDYADESEEDELGLRYPSFNNRETNELYSSSNKVRVKLPGVTTSVGPYLSPPDDDDDRYGYKSSSSGSGSGSKKYYSQVSRRRPQQHSEARLDLDLAPSETHSDQEPPPPQHHHHHHQQYHPQYYHQPQEELPSAYDFHRPQVYQPEREQLPLALDSAPVPAIQSVAASPAVPLPLPPMPIKQVPTQLHHQPVHHPQLHHQAAGSKVPANRDPASMHHQPPSPRRPTQWLPAGAQRRHFRPSVQLSGSGISRRHHHNRRPSTQ; this is translated from the exons ATGAAAGCTGGCCGCGCCTTTGGCTGCCTTTTCTGGGCCCTGCTCTATTGTGTGCTCTATCTGGATCTGGTCGGTGGCAATTCCCCGGACGATGAGCTGATGGACTTTGATTTCGCGGACTCCAAAGATCCCGCTCCGGAGGACTGGCCATTGGATGATTTGGAGGAGGCCCAACAGGCGGAGCAGGCCGACAAGAAGTTGGAGTCCAATATGCTGGACTTCAGTGTGGATCTCGATGAGCCCGAGCCGGAGAAACAACTGCCGCCCTTCGATTGGCGGGAGAGGGTGTTGAGGAATGCCCTGGCCAAAGCCCTGGCGGATGAGGGATTGCGACAGAAGTTCGTCGAGGTGATGCCCATCTTAAGGGTTCTTTCTTCCCAGCAGCGATTGGCCCTTTCCGCTTTGATCTCGGCCCAGATGAACGCCAAGAAGGGACACGAACTGAAGTTTGAACAG GTTCGAATGATGTTTGGCAATGACAAAAAGCTGCTGTTGCCCATAGTCTTTGACATTGCAAACCTAATAAAGAGCTCCACCCGCAAGTACATTAATCTGGGTTCCGACCTGGCCTCTGCTCCGCTTTTCAACACACCCATCAGTCGTCGCGAAGATGATTTGAATGCCGAGGAGTCGCGACAAGATGACCAAGTGGGTACTATTGCCGTGAGTGTGGAGCCAAAGGAGCTCCCTGCTGACGATGAACAATCGGAGTCCCTGGAGGACTTCTTTGATGAGATGGGAACCGAGGTGCTCGATCCACAGATGATCAATGAGGCGCTGACGGGGGATCTTCATGGCAACGAAACCAAGTCCCCGAAACCGGAAAGTCATGGTCAAAGAGTTCGGCGATCGGCTAATGAGTTTGTTCACAAACTAACTCGATCCGTGCCAGCTTCTGTGAGTGAAGAGCAACTTTTGGGTGGCATTGCTGGACGGACCATCAAACTGAACACCACGGCTTTTCAACAGCCAAGTAgccaggaggcggaggagcagcagttgccCTCCTCTAATGATGGCCAGTCGTCGTATGCAGAGGTGGAGGATCTGGCTTTTGCCGGTCTTAATGGCACCGAAATCCCCCTGAGTGCCGATGAAAGATTAGACCTGCAACGAAACAGCGCCGAAGAGACAGACGAACCTCTACCCAGTCCCGAGGAACTAATTGCCGGACCCCGTTATCGTCTGGGAAAGAGACCACTGCCGGGTCAGAAGTCGGGATCTGCAATCAAACGAAAGAGGGTGTCCTCTTCTGTGAGGGGAAGACCCAAGACAGCCGCCAGTTCCCACAAACCCGTGGTAACACCAGCCCACAAGAAATGCGAACGATTCACCAACAACATGTGCATCCGCACCGACGACTATCCGCT TGAACAGATCATGGGCAGCATTAGGCGACACAAGAATGCCATGTCCGCCCTTTTGGCCGAGTTCTACGATAAGCCCAACAATAACCTGGAGTTTGGAGACGAATTCGATGACTTCAGCCTGACCAAAAAAAG ACGTGAGGATGAAGGCAGTGCAGGTGGGATGTGCCAGAGCGTGGTGCGTTACGCCCGACCCCAGAAGGCCAAATCCGCTTCGGGAGAGTGGAAATACATAGTAAACACTGGTCAGCACACGCAAACCCTGCGACTGGAAAAGTGCAG CAATCCCGGCGATAGCTGTTCCTACCTGGCACAGACTTATCGCTCCCACTGCTCGCAGGTGTACAACTACCACCGACTGCTGAGTTGGGACAAGGTTCGCGGTCTCCACGTGGACATTTTCAAGGTGCCCACCTGTTGCTCCTGCCAGGTGGATGGCTATCGGCAGCAGTTCCCACCGCTCTCCTCCATCCAGGCCAAGGATTACTCTCCGCTGGCCAACACTCACGGGAGTCACAATAGTTACAGCACCATCAACGAAGAGGACCTGGACTACGCGGATGAGAGCGAGGAAGACGAACTGGGTCTTCGATATCCTTCATTTAACAATCGGGAGACCAATGAGCTTTactccagcagcaacaaggtGCGAGTGAAGCTGCCTGGTGTTACCACCAGTGTGGGTCCCTATCTCAGTCCCCcagatgatgacgatgatcgCTATGGCTATAAGAGCTCCAGTTCCGGATCGGGATCAGGGTCCAAGAAGTATTACAGCCAGGTGAGCCGCCGGCGGCCCCAGCAACACTCAGAGGCTCGTCTGGACTTGGATTTGGCGCCAAGCGAGACGCACTCGGACCAAGAG CCCCCACCACCGCAAcatcatcaccatcatcatcagcagtaTCATCCTCAGTACTACCATCAGCCGCAGGAGGAGCTGCCGTCCGCCTACGATTTCCACAGACCACAAGTCTACCAGCCCGAACGGGAACAGCTGCCCTTAGCCCTGGACTCGGCGCCAGTTCCGGCTATTCAGTCGGTGGCGGCTTCTCCAGCGGTGCCTCTTCCTTTGCCGCCCATGCCCATCAAGCAGGTGCCAACGCAGTTGCACCACCAACCAGTGCACCATCCACAGCTGCACCACCAGGCAGCCGGCAGCAAGGTGCCAGCAAATCGCGACCCCGCTTCTATGCACCACCAGCCACCATCCCCACGTCGTCCTACTCAATGGTTGCCGGCGGGGGCCCAACGTCGTCACTTTCGACCGAGCGTTCAACTCAGTGGGAGCGGGATCAGTCGACGGCACCACCACAACCGCCGGCCGTCTACCCAGTGA
- the LOC108034783 gene encoding uncharacterized protein LOC108034783, producing MAKLRIFYLLLFYSQLSLGIKVESPGKEGVSSSTATPPVYRVSKPEPKQHENRVPPHLQDIRPGYVDDDAGDVIRIIEPPQHFQQLKRLRQRQPSNPPVVWEQPRKLATNRVKIIPQGDLLTQETQLQSGPNQLQIPMEILASVRKTERLLQRQRQKLPLVRQRHIQRQSHTLIAQKTLEQQLYHRGQQQRLRAVLSRNQEHKRSKRNRRSLSREKKESYDVQKGLKLVAHIGDLLKNATQYLPDDEVTNEVKRSPPPAVSCGNATNCDAHRRRRQRLFKQQAKSAEREKLKERRRFNFRNEPAATTITTTGKSAFSSANSVAETSATPLASRLVNSRKSKSPNNNRNLGRRDDSILYADVMTNIRNLWQEHDLSAGPKFVAPGEVANNTDYRALDVYLKELDDLAKKLPTVAPITGLNKEELQRPTPTPSWYLINAEGGIFETRLDSQTKPSSSLFHRFPDMPNQNQSVSTLDLE from the coding sequence ATGGCAAAGCTCAGGATATTTTACCTGCTCCTCTTTTATTCCCAACTAAGTCTTGGAATCAAAGTGGAAAGTCCCGGAAAGGAAGGAGTTTCTAGTAGCACTGCAACTCCTCCTGTTTACAGGGTATCTAAGCCCGAGCCTAAGCAGCACGAGAATAGAGTTCCTCCTCACTTGCAGGACATACGTCCTGGTTATGTGGACGATGATGCGGGGGATGTGATCAGGATCATTGAGCCTCCCCAGCATTTTCAGCAGCTGAAGCGACTGCGCCAGAGGCAACCATCCAATCCTCCTGTGGTATGGGAACAGCCACGAAAACTAGCCACCAACAGGGTTAAGATCATTCCCCAAGGAGACCTGCTCACCCAGGAAACCCAGCTGCAAAGTGGCCCCAACCAGCTGCAAATACCCATGGAAATACTGGCTTCTGTGAGGAAAACAGAGCGTTTGTtgcaaaggcaaaggcaaaagtTACCGCTAGTAAGACAACGACATATCCAAAGGCAAAGTCATACCCTAATAGCGCAAAAAACCCTGGAGCAGCAGCTCTACCACCGTGGCCAACAGCAAAGGCTAAGAGCAGTTTTGAGTCGCAATCAAGAGCACAAAAGGAGCAAAAGGAATAGGAGGAGTCTTTCGAGGGAGAAAAAGGAATCTTACGATGTGCAAAAGGGTCTGAAGTTGGTGGCCCACATAGGGGACCTGCTGAAAAATGCCACGCAGTATTTACCCGACGACGAGGTCACCAATGAGGTGAAGAGGTCGCCGCCACCTGCAGTCAGCTGCGGCAATGCAACTAACTGCGATGCCCATCGGCGACGTCGCCAAAGACTTTTTAAGCAGCAAGCCAAGTCAGCAGAGCGGGAAAAATTGAAGGAAAGGCGGCGGTTTAACTTCCGGAACGAGCCAGCAGCCACGACAATAACAACCACTGGCAAATCGGCGTTTTCAAGTGCCAATTCGGTTGCGGAAACTTCCGCAACTCCGCTGGCCAGTCGCCTGGTGAATTCACGCAAATCCAAATCGCCAAATAACAACCGCAACTTGGGTCGTCGCGATGACTCCATACTCTATGCGGATGTTATGACGAATATACGCAATTTGTGGCAGGAGCATGATCTTTCAGCGGGTCCCAAGTTTGTTGCACCTGGCGAGGTGGCCAACAACACCGATTATCGCGCCTTGGATGTGTACCTCAAGGAGTTGGATGACTTGGCCAAAAAGCTACCCACAGTGGCTCCAATTACTGGCTTAAACAAGGAGGAATTGCAGAGGCCCACGCCCACTCCCAGTTGGTATCTCATCAATGCGGAGGGAGGAATCTTTGAGACCCGGCTGGATAGTCAAACCAAACCCTCCTCATCGCTGTTCCATCGATTCCCCGACATGCCCAACCAAAACCAGAGTGTGTCCACATTGGACCTGGAGTAA
- the LOC108034712 gene encoding pupal cuticle protein Edg-91, whose amino-acid sequence MFQARSVCLLLALCLLAMFLAGCEARPQEGREEGGDQEVNVEAEEKDLEGAASFGYGYYASPYLGGYYGGYWPHYSGSYYGIGYPYYGGYGGYYGHHHHGHYGHYF is encoded by the exons ATGTTCCAAGCCAGATCCGTCTGCCTCCTGCTCGCCCTCTGCCTTTTGGCCATGTTCTTGGCCGGATGCGAGGCGCGGCCACAGGAGGGTCGGGAGGAGGGCGGCGACCAGGAGGTGAATGTGGAGGCCGAGGAGAAGGATCTCGAGGGAGCCGCTTCCTTTGGTTACGGATACTATGCATCGCCCTACCTGGGGGGCTATTACGGCGGATACTGGCCACATTACAGCGGCAGTTACTATGGAATTG GCTATCCCTACTACGGCGGCTATGGAGGATACTACGGACACCATCACCATGGCCACTATGGACACTACTTCTAG